In the Staphylococcus condimenti genome, one interval contains:
- a CDS encoding DsrE/DsrF/DrsH-like family protein: protein MVKFKTVQISGLTDEDLEAMGQQGQLIDVREPEEYEAGHIDGAQSYPLSSLNTKFPLDQSKTYYLYCQAGKRSQQASQMLSDSGFTVVNLNGGYQAIQDKEAAQTAPNKTETEKTAKTESPKTETAQKAATTPTLKSNRKKVNYSGMQCPGPLMNVNQELKQLEPGEQLEVVVTDPGFASDIKSWASQTGNTLVDLKQNDKEVTAVIEKADQQPKDLSVQHTEKGTTIVLFSGELDKALAAFIIANGARAAGREVSIFCTFWGLNALKRPNPGKVKKTGIERLFGMMLPSGPENMPLSKMNMFGLGRLMMKMIMKQKNVDSLPTLIDKAIDNDIKLIACTMSMDVMGIKKEELRPEVEFAGVGTYIGDTEHANHNLFI from the coding sequence ATGGTTAAATTTAAAACCGTGCAAATTTCAGGTTTAACAGATGAAGATTTAGAAGCAATGGGTCAACAAGGACAATTGATAGATGTAAGAGAACCAGAAGAATATGAAGCGGGTCATATAGACGGAGCACAGTCTTATCCGTTATCATCACTCAACACCAAATTCCCGCTTGATCAAAGTAAAACTTATTATCTTTATTGCCAAGCTGGCAAACGCAGCCAACAAGCAAGCCAAATGTTGAGCGATAGCGGCTTTACAGTCGTTAACTTAAACGGTGGTTATCAGGCTATTCAAGATAAAGAAGCAGCTCAAACTGCACCTAACAAAACGGAAACCGAAAAAACAGCAAAAACAGAATCACCAAAAACAGAAACAGCACAAAAAGCTGCCACAACACCTACTCTTAAATCAAACCGTAAGAAAGTGAACTACAGCGGTATGCAGTGTCCTGGTCCGCTCATGAATGTGAATCAAGAACTCAAACAATTAGAGCCTGGTGAACAACTTGAGGTAGTTGTGACAGACCCAGGCTTTGCGAGTGACATCAAAAGCTGGGCTTCTCAAACCGGGAATACGTTAGTAGACTTGAAACAAAATGATAAAGAAGTCACTGCAGTGATTGAAAAAGCCGACCAGCAACCTAAAGACCTCTCTGTACAACACACAGAAAAAGGTACCACAATTGTCTTATTCAGTGGCGAATTAGACAAAGCCCTAGCAGCATTTATTATTGCAAACGGCGCTCGTGCTGCTGGTCGCGAGGTTTCAATTTTCTGTACGTTCTGGGGCTTAAACGCATTAAAACGCCCTAATCCCGGCAAAGTGAAAAAGACAGGAATTGAACGTTTATTCGGCATGATGCTGCCAAGCGGCCCAGAAAACATGCCGCTTTCTAAAATGAACATGTTCGGTTTAGGACGATTGATGATGAAAATGATTATGAAACAAAAAAATGTAGACTCTCTTCCAACATTGATTGATAAAGCGATTGATAATGATATTAAACTCATCGCATGTACAATGAGCATGGATGTCATGGGTATTAAAAAAGAAGAACTACGCCCAGAAGTTGAATTTGCAGGTGTCGGTACTTATATCGGCGATACAGAACATGCGAACCACAACTTGTTTATCTAA
- the cudC gene encoding choline uptake/conversion transcriptional regulator CudC codes for MASSNNYEQEIDEAKDLVISAIGETMDLYGINRSVGNLYGTMVFEDNMTLDQMREELQMSKPSMSTGVKKLQEYDLVKQQFTRGSRKQHFVAEKDFFTFFRNFFNIKFNREITVNMESLNESEKIIREILEADDVSPETREHAEKIYAQLEHSIIYYKWLTQISDAIQSGEIFKYFPIPEE; via the coding sequence ATGGCAAGTTCAAATAACTATGAACAAGAAATTGATGAGGCCAAAGATTTAGTAATCAGTGCCATCGGTGAAACGATGGATTTATACGGCATCAACCGCAGTGTCGGCAACTTATACGGCACTATGGTATTCGAGGACAATATGACACTCGATCAAATGCGCGAAGAACTTCAAATGAGCAAACCGAGTATGAGTACAGGAGTCAAAAAACTACAAGAATACGACTTGGTTAAACAACAATTTACACGCGGCAGCCGCAAACAACATTTTGTAGCTGAAAAAGACTTCTTCACATTCTTTCGTAATTTCTTCAACATTAAATTCAATCGTGAAATTACAGTCAACATGGAATCGCTGAATGAATCAGAAAAAATCATCCGTGAAATACTTGAAGCAGATGATGTATCGCCTGAAACTCGAGAACATGCTGAAAAAATATATGCACAACTTGAACATTCAATCATATACTACAAATGGCTGACACAAATCAGTGATGCTATCCAAAGCGGTGAAATCTTTAAATACTTCCCTATTCCTGAAGAATAA
- the betB gene encoding betaine-aldehyde dehydrogenase: MELVNHLSRQQFIDGEWVDSANKATRKIINPYNQEVIFEVAEAAPEDAKRAIEAARRAFDEGEYANETSEVKGQKVRAVADKIKENREELAKLETLDTGKTYEESLADMDDIHNVFMYFAGLADKDGGEVINSPIPGTESKIVKEPVGVVTQITPWNYPLLQASWKIAPALATGCSLVMKPSEITPLTTIRVFELMEEVGFPKGVINLVLGAGSEVGDVLSGHPDVDLVSFTGGIKTGKHIMKQAADHVTNVALELGGKNPNVIFEDADLDLAVDQALNGGYFHAGQVCSAGSRIIVQNSIKDKFEKALIDRVEKIRIGNGFDESTEMGPVISAEHLAKIEGYMDVAKEEGATIATGGKRSEREDLKDGFFFEPTVITDCDTSMRIVQEEVFGPVVTVEGFEDEADAVRLANDSIYGLAGAVFSKDIGKAQRVASRLRMGTVWINDFHPYFAQAPWGGYKQSGIGRELGKEGLEEYLVSKHILTNYQPEPVNWFQG; this comes from the coding sequence ATGGAACTTGTAAACCATTTATCTCGCCAACAATTTATTGACGGCGAATGGGTAGATAGTGCGAATAAAGCTACACGTAAAATTATTAACCCTTATAACCAAGAAGTTATTTTTGAAGTCGCTGAAGCAGCACCTGAAGATGCAAAACGTGCCATCGAAGCTGCAAGACGCGCATTTGATGAAGGCGAATATGCCAACGAAACAAGTGAAGTCAAAGGGCAAAAAGTAAGAGCTGTCGCTGATAAAATTAAAGAAAATCGCGAAGAATTAGCAAAACTTGAAACATTAGATACAGGTAAAACGTATGAAGAATCATTAGCAGATATGGATGATATCCATAATGTATTTATGTATTTTGCAGGTCTTGCTGATAAAGATGGCGGTGAAGTGATTAATTCACCGATTCCAGGTACAGAAAGTAAAATTGTGAAAGAACCAGTGGGAGTTGTAACACAAATCACTCCTTGGAATTATCCATTATTGCAAGCCTCTTGGAAAATTGCACCTGCACTTGCTACAGGTTGTTCACTTGTAATGAAACCAAGTGAAATCACACCGCTTACTACAATTCGCGTATTCGAATTGATGGAAGAAGTAGGATTCCCTAAAGGTGTTATTAACTTAGTTTTAGGTGCTGGTTCAGAGGTCGGCGATGTATTGTCTGGCCACCCAGATGTCGACCTTGTATCATTCACAGGCGGTATTAAAACAGGTAAACACATTATGAAACAAGCAGCTGACCATGTAACAAATGTTGCATTGGAACTTGGCGGTAAAAACCCTAATGTTATTTTTGAAGATGCAGATTTAGATTTAGCAGTAGACCAAGCCTTAAACGGTGGTTATTTCCATGCTGGTCAAGTATGTTCAGCAGGATCACGTATCATCGTTCAAAACAGCATTAAAGATAAATTCGAAAAAGCATTGATTGATCGCGTCGAAAAAATCCGCATTGGTAATGGATTTGATGAATCTACTGAAATGGGACCTGTTATTTCAGCAGAACATTTAGCTAAAATTGAAGGTTATATGGATGTGGCTAAAGAAGAAGGCGCAACAATAGCAACAGGCGGCAAACGTTCTGAACGCGAAGATTTAAAAGATGGTTTCTTCTTTGAACCGACTGTTATTACAGACTGTGATACGTCAATGCGTATTGTACAAGAAGAAGTATTCGGACCTGTTGTAACTGTTGAAGGTTTTGAAGATGAAGCAGACGCTGTTCGTTTAGCAAATGACTCAATTTATGGTCTTGCTGGTGCAGTCTTCTCTAAAGATATCGGCAAAGCACAACGTGTCGCAAGCCGTCTCCGTATGGGTACAGTATGGATTAATGATTTCCATCCTTATTTTGCACAAGCACCATGGGGCGGATATAAACAATCTGGTATTGGCCGCGAATTAGGAAAAGAAGGATTAGAAGAATATCTTGTATCAAAACACATTTTAACGAACTATCAACCAGAACCTGTAAATTGGTTCCAAGGCTAA
- a CDS encoding BCCT family transporter: MDWTTFYGTVIVLLIAVVPMMAFPKASQKVITDINESISNSIGAVYLTLGLVILGFVLYIAFGKYGNVTLGKASDRPEFGNFSWASMLFCAGIGSDILYWGVIEWAYYYQVPPHGAKGMTDHALEYATMYGMFHWGPIAWAIYVLPALPIGYLVFVKKKPVYKISQACRPILKGQTDKLPGKIVDILFIFGLLGGAATSLALGVPMISAGIEKLTGLDGSNMLLRTVILFTITVVFAVSSYTGLKKGIQRLSDVNVWLSFLLLGFVFVVGPTVFIMNTTVTSFGNMLKNFFEMATWLEPFGGIDGRKITHFPQQWTIFYWSWWIVYAPFIGLFIARISKGRTLKEVILGTIVYGTLGCVLFFGIFGNYAVYLQITHQFNVVEFLNTHGTESAIIEVMHQLPFGNIVVVLFLISAFLFLATTFDSGSYILAAASQKKVVGEPLRANRLFWAFALCLLPFSLMLVGGQRALEVLKTASILASVPLIVIFVFMMISFIITLSRDRIKLELRAERLKKAEQRVLSMHEIAENRNNDTPMK, from the coding sequence ATGGACTGGACGACCTTTTATGGAACCGTTATCGTACTGCTCATTGCAGTTGTGCCGATGATGGCTTTTCCAAAAGCGAGTCAGAAAGTTATCACAGATATTAACGAATCGATTTCTAACTCAATTGGTGCTGTCTATCTGACATTGGGCCTTGTTATTTTAGGCTTCGTGCTTTACATTGCATTCGGTAAATACGGAAATGTAACTTTGGGTAAAGCGAGTGACCGCCCGGAATTCGGCAACTTTAGTTGGGCCTCTATGTTGTTTTGTGCGGGTATCGGCTCTGATATTCTTTATTGGGGTGTTATTGAGTGGGCGTACTATTATCAAGTACCGCCTCACGGAGCAAAAGGTATGACAGATCATGCATTGGAATACGCGACAATGTACGGTATGTTCCACTGGGGACCTATTGCATGGGCTATTTATGTATTGCCAGCATTACCAATTGGTTATTTAGTTTTCGTGAAGAAAAAACCAGTTTATAAAATCAGCCAAGCTTGCCGTCCGATTTTGAAAGGGCAAACGGATAAATTGCCTGGTAAAATCGTGGATATTCTCTTTATCTTCGGTTTACTTGGCGGTGCTGCAACTTCATTAGCATTAGGGGTGCCGATGATTTCTGCAGGTATTGAAAAATTAACAGGACTAGACGGCAGCAATATGTTGTTGCGTACTGTCATCTTATTTACAATCACTGTCGTATTTGCGGTCAGCTCATATACAGGATTGAAAAAAGGGATTCAACGTTTGAGTGACGTCAATGTCTGGTTATCATTCTTGCTTTTAGGTTTCGTATTTGTAGTCGGACCGACTGTCTTTATTATGAATACGACAGTAACAAGTTTTGGTAACATGTTGAAGAATTTTTTTGAAATGGCCACATGGCTTGAACCGTTCGGCGGTATTGACGGCCGCAAGATTACACATTTCCCTCAACAATGGACAATTTTCTATTGGTCATGGTGGATTGTGTATGCGCCATTTATCGGTTTGTTTATCGCACGTATCTCTAAAGGACGTACGTTGAAAGAAGTTATTTTAGGTACGATTGTTTACGGTACATTAGGGTGTGTATTGTTCTTTGGTATCTTCGGAAACTATGCTGTTTACTTACAAATCACACATCAATTTAATGTGGTTGAATTCTTGAATACGCACGGTACTGAATCAGCAATCATTGAAGTAATGCATCAATTGCCGTTTGGTAATATCGTCGTTGTATTATTCTTGATCTCAGCATTCTTATTCTTGGCGACAACGTTCGACTCAGGTTCATATATCTTAGCAGCAGCTTCACAAAAGAAAGTTGTGGGTGAACCATTACGTGCTAACCGACTATTCTGGGCATTTGCGTTATGTTTATTACCATTCTCACTTATGCTTGTAGGTGGACAACGGGCATTAGAAGTATTGAAGACAGCTTCTATTTTGGCGTCCGTGCCGTTAATTGTGATATTCGTCTTCATGATGATATCCTTTATTATCACCTTATCGCGTGATCGGATTAAGCTTGAATTAAGAGCTGAACGATTGAAAAAAGCAGAACAGCGGGTTTTAAGCATGCATGAAATCGCAGAAAATAGAAATAATGATACACCGATGAAATAA
- the betA gene encoding choline dehydrogenase, translating into MATSYDYDYIIIGGGSAGSVLGNRLSVNPNNEVLVLEAGRSDYFWDLFIQMPAALMFPSGNRFYDWIYSTNNEPHMGGRQVAHARGKVLGGSSSINGMIYQRGNPMDYEKWGAPEGMSTWDFAHCLPYFKRLEKTFGATKDDEYRGHHGPIKLKRGPAKNPLFQAFFEAGVQAGYNKTPDVNGFRQEGFGPFDSQVHNGRRVSASRAYLRPAMKRQNLHVKTRSFVTKLNFDGNKVTGVTFKRNGKEHTVTAKEVILSGGAFNTPQLLQLSGIGDPEHLKSLGIEPRINLPGVGENFEDHLEVYIQHASKQPVSEQPSLNLLRWPWIGLQWIFSRKGPAASNHFEGGGFVRSNEDVKYPNLMFHFLPIAVRYDGQKADTEHGYQVHVGPMYSNSRGHLKIKSKDPFEHPDFTFNYLSTDEDKREWVEAVRVARNILSQPAMDPYNAGEISPGPEVQTDEEILDWVRRDAETALHPSCSAKMGPASDPMAVVDPLTMKVHGMENLRVVDASVMPTTTNGNIHAPVLMIAEKAADIILGNDPMEPEYKDYYQHGVHDKDAGTVK; encoded by the coding sequence ATGGCAACATCTTATGATTATGATTACATTATTATCGGCGGCGGAAGTGCTGGATCAGTACTCGGCAACCGTTTAAGCGTTAACCCGAACAATGAAGTATTGGTATTAGAAGCAGGACGCAGTGACTATTTCTGGGATTTATTTATTCAAATGCCTGCTGCATTAATGTTCCCTTCAGGAAATCGTTTCTATGATTGGATTTACAGCACAAATAACGAACCACATATGGGTGGACGTCAAGTCGCACATGCTCGTGGTAAAGTATTAGGCGGTTCAAGCTCTATCAACGGTATGATTTACCAACGCGGCAATCCAATGGACTATGAAAAATGGGGTGCTCCTGAAGGTATGAGTACTTGGGATTTCGCACACTGCTTACCATATTTTAAACGTTTAGAAAAAACATTCGGAGCAACAAAAGATGATGAATATCGTGGACATCATGGTCCAATCAAACTTAAACGCGGACCTGCTAAAAACCCATTGTTCCAAGCATTCTTTGAAGCAGGAGTTCAAGCTGGTTACAATAAAACACCTGATGTGAATGGCTTCCGTCAAGAAGGTTTCGGACCATTTGATAGCCAAGTGCATAATGGACGTCGTGTTTCTGCATCACGTGCTTATTTAAGACCTGCAATGAAACGACAAAACTTGCATGTTAAAACACGTTCATTCGTTACTAAATTGAATTTTGATGGTAATAAAGTAACTGGTGTTACATTTAAACGTAATGGTAAAGAGCATACAGTTACAGCTAAAGAAGTTATTTTATCTGGTGGTGCATTCAATACACCTCAATTACTACAATTATCTGGTATAGGTGATCCAGAACACTTGAAATCATTAGGCATTGAACCACGTATCAACTTGCCAGGTGTCGGAGAAAACTTTGAAGATCATTTAGAAGTATATATTCAACACGCTTCTAAACAACCTGTTTCTGAACAACCAAGCCTGAATTTATTAAGATGGCCTTGGATTGGTTTACAATGGATCTTCAGCCGCAAAGGACCTGCAGCGTCAAACCACTTTGAAGGCGGAGGCTTCGTACGTTCTAATGAGGATGTAAAATATCCTAACTTAATGTTCCACTTCTTGCCGATTGCAGTGCGTTATGATGGACAAAAAGCAGATACTGAACACGGTTACCAAGTTCATGTTGGTCCAATGTATTCAAACTCACGCGGTCATTTGAAAATCAAATCAAAAGATCCGTTTGAACATCCAGATTTCACATTCAATTATTTATCAACAGATGAAGATAAACGCGAATGGGTTGAAGCAGTACGTGTCGCACGTAACATTTTATCTCAACCAGCAATGGATCCATATAATGCAGGTGAAATTTCACCAGGACCTGAAGTACAAACAGATGAAGAAATTTTAGATTGGGTACGTCGTGATGCTGAAACAGCATTACACCCATCATGCAGTGCGAAAATGGGACCAGCATCTGACCCAATGGCAGTTGTAGATCCATTAACAATGAAAGTACACGGTATGGAAAACTTACGTGTTGTAGATGCGTCAGTAATGCCTACAACAACAAATGGTAATATTCATGCGCCTGTTTTAATGATTGCAGAAAAAGCAGCAGATATTATCTTAGGTAATGATCCAATGGAACCAGAATATAAAGATTATTATCAACACGGTGTACATGATAAAGATGCAGGTACAGTGAAATAG
- a CDS encoding MarR family winged helix-turn-helix transcriptional regulator → MTEYNNDYEHLLFYFAYKTFINTADEIIEKKGMSRQHHRFLFFIDKVPGITIRDLLKSMEISKQGSHQTLRKLKEEGLVVEKKSQEDGRVKELFATDKGHELVTEINKAQNDLLQNIKSKVGNDWNAMMEEMASYRPGFQEVKYLKSEK, encoded by the coding sequence ATGACCGAGTATAATAATGACTATGAACATCTTTTGTTCTATTTTGCATATAAGACGTTCATCAATACGGCAGACGAGATTATTGAGAAGAAAGGTATGAGTCGCCAACATCACCGCTTCTTATTCTTTATCGATAAAGTTCCGGGTATTACAATCCGTGATCTATTGAAGAGCATGGAAATTTCAAAACAAGGAAGCCATCAAACATTACGCAAGTTGAAAGAAGAAGGACTTGTAGTGGAGAAGAAATCTCAAGAAGATGGCCGAGTGAAAGAATTGTTTGCGACCGATAAAGGTCATGAACTCGTAACGGAAATTAATAAAGCACAAAATGATTTATTGCAGAATATTAAATCAAAAGTCGGTAATGACTGGAATGCCATGATGGAAGAGATGGCTAGTTATCGACCAGGTTTCCAAGAAGTGAAATATTTAAAAAGTGAAAAATAA
- a CDS encoding alpha-keto acid decarboxylase family protein, whose amino-acid sequence MKKRVGEYLMDCLSNTGVDKVFGVPGDFNLAFLDDIISRDDIEWVGNTNELNASYAADGYARMKGISAMVTTFGVGELSAVNGVAGSYAERVPVVAITGAPTRAVEEAGKYVHHSLGEGTFDNYRKMFKEITTTQGYITPENAQTEIPRLLNAALAEKRPVHLHLPIDVAMTEIDVENTYEVPERKVKDVSKYIAMVKDKLESASQPVIIAGHEINSFKLHEQLEVFVNKTHIPVAQLSLGKGAFNEENPYYMGVYDGSIAEENIRDYVDNSDAILNIGAKLTDSATAGFSFEFDIDDVVMLNQHNFKMNETVAEDVTLPDLMDGLMEMDYVNEADYPKFKRPEPGQYELNGDVLTQETYFKMMQDFLAPSDVILAEQGTSFFGAYDLALYKGNKFVGQPLWGSIGYTLPATIGTQIAEPNRRNLLLIGDGSLQLTVQGISTMIRQGLKPVMFVINNDGYTVERKIHGENASYNDIFMWDYKALPAVFGGEDVVKIHDVSTSEELDQAFEAIKAYPDMMHFVEVKMAMHDAPHKLDAIGKAFAKQNS is encoded by the coding sequence ATGAAAAAACGTGTCGGAGAATATTTAATGGACTGTTTAAGTAACACTGGCGTTGACAAAGTATTTGGTGTGCCGGGTGATTTCAACTTGGCATTCTTAGACGATATTATCAGCAGAGATGATATAGAGTGGGTCGGTAATACAAATGAATTGAATGCAAGTTATGCAGCAGACGGCTATGCACGTATGAAAGGCATCAGCGCAATGGTTACAACATTTGGTGTAGGGGAATTATCAGCAGTTAACGGAGTTGCAGGTTCTTACGCTGAACGTGTGCCCGTTGTAGCAATTACAGGTGCGCCAACACGTGCAGTTGAAGAAGCTGGCAAATATGTACATCATTCTTTAGGTGAAGGTACATTTGATAATTACCGTAAAATGTTCAAAGAAATTACGACAACACAAGGTTATATTACTCCTGAAAATGCACAAACTGAGATTCCACGTTTATTAAACGCAGCGTTAGCTGAAAAACGCCCTGTGCATTTACACTTACCGATTGATGTCGCAATGACAGAAATCGATGTAGAAAACACATATGAAGTTCCAGAACGTAAAGTTAAAGATGTATCAAAATATATTGCAATGGTCAAAGATAAATTAGAAAGTGCTTCTCAACCTGTGATTATTGCAGGTCATGAAATTAACAGCTTCAAATTGCATGAACAACTTGAAGTCTTTGTAAATAAAACACATATTCCAGTAGCACAATTGTCACTTGGTAAAGGTGCTTTCAATGAAGAAAACCCTTATTATATGGGTGTTTATGATGGTTCTATTGCTGAAGAAAATATTCGTGATTATGTTGATAACAGCGATGCGATTTTAAATATCGGTGCGAAATTAACAGACTCTGCGACAGCTGGTTTTTCATTCGAATTTGATATTGATGATGTTGTGATGTTGAACCAACACAATTTCAAAATGAATGAAACTGTAGCAGAAGATGTGACATTGCCAGACTTGATGGATGGTTTAATGGAAATGGATTACGTGAATGAAGCGGATTATCCGAAATTCAAACGCCCTGAACCAGGCCAATATGAATTAAATGGCGATGTGTTGACTCAAGAAACGTACTTCAAAATGATGCAAGATTTCTTAGCACCATCTGATGTTATTTTAGCTGAACAAGGTACGTCTTTCTTTGGCGCTTATGATTTAGCACTTTATAAAGGCAATAAATTTGTAGGCCAACCATTATGGGGTTCTATTGGTTACACATTGCCTGCAACAATCGGTACACAAATTGCTGAACCGAACCGCCGCAACTTATTGTTAATTGGTGATGGTTCACTGCAACTTACAGTACAAGGTATTTCTACAATGATTCGCCAAGGATTGAAACCAGTAATGTTTGTTATCAATAATGACGGCTACACAGTTGAACGTAAAATTCATGGTGAAAATGCATCATATAACGATATCTTTATGTGGGATTATAAAGCATTGCCTGCTGTTTTCGGCGGCGAAGATGTTGTTAAAATCCATGATGTATCTACGAGTGAAGAACTTGATCAAGCTTTTGAAGCAATCAAAGCTTATCCAGATATGATGCACTTTGTAGAAGTGAAAATGGCTATGCACGATGCACCGCATAAATTAGATGCTATCGGAAAAGCTTTCGCAAAACAAAATAGTTAA